From the genome of Anaerolineae bacterium, one region includes:
- a CDS encoding polyprenol monophosphomannose synthase → MTVYVVVPTYNEAENLAALVEQLLSLGLAGLKVLVVDDASPDGTGAIADSLAQAHPGRVEVMHRAGKLGLGTAYVAGFRHALNAGADYVIQMDADFSHSPAYVPRLLEEAGRYDVVVGSRYVCGGSTDERWSFWRYLLSWWANRCYSRLILGLKVRDATAGFKCFRRQVLEAIDLAAVGSSGYIFQVEMAYLCQRLGFRVLEVPIHFEDRRIGRSKMTVPVKLEAAWRVWQIRWHYRHLVPVTRTAPEEAPG, encoded by the coding sequence CTGACCGTCTATGTTGTCGTCCCGACCTACAACGAAGCCGAGAATCTGGCTGCTCTGGTGGAGCAACTTCTCTCGCTGGGTCTAGCTGGCCTGAAGGTGCTGGTGGTGGACGATGCCTCGCCCGACGGGACGGGAGCCATCGCCGATTCCCTGGCCCAAGCGCACCCTGGGCGGGTGGAGGTCATGCACCGAGCGGGCAAGCTGGGCCTGGGCACCGCCTACGTGGCTGGCTTCCGGCACGCCCTTAACGCCGGAGCCGACTACGTCATCCAGATGGACGCCGACTTCTCCCATTCGCCGGCGTACGTGCCCCGCCTACTGGAGGAAGCCGGCCGCTACGACGTAGTGGTGGGATCGCGCTACGTCTGCGGCGGCAGTACTGACGAACGGTGGAGCTTCTGGCGCTACCTGCTGTCCTGGTGGGCCAACCGGTGCTACAGCCGGCTCATCCTGGGGCTCAAGGTGCGCGACGCTACGGCGGGGTTCAAGTGCTTCCGGCGTCAGGTCCTGGAAGCCATAGACCTTGCCGCCGTGGGATCTAGCGGGTACATCTTCCAGGTGGAGATGGCCTACCTGTGCCAGCGCCTGGGGTTCCGGGTACTGGAGGTACCCATCCATTTCGAAGACCGGCGCATTGGTCGGTCCAAGATGACCGTGCCGGTGAAGCTGGAGGCCGCCTGGCGAGTGTGGCAGATCAGGTGGCACTACCGACACCTCGTCCCGGTCACCCGAACAGCCCCAGAAGAGGCCCCCGGATAA
- a CDS encoding oligosaccharide flippase family protein has protein sequence MNRRSDVFAIAVLALLPFLFFWPVVFGGRTLVPADNLLAWEPWRSAAPAGASLVPHNELLSDLVLENYVWKLFLRRCLDQGELPLWNPLIFTGVPFLAAGQHSALYPFSLLFYVFPLPQVYGVFSALQLSLAAVGMYLFTRAIGVRPGGAFVAGAAYAFSSFMVVSVAFTMMIAAAAWLPWCLLALEMLVRRGTELGAGLRAGVPWLVAGATFLGLQVLAGHVEITYYVLLVMGLYTAWRLAQEWRRRRSLPWRPALLAAAVPALGLTLGAVQLLPLYELVQTNFRSGASGYQVTYEDVIGWAYPLRQAATFVVPDLYGNPSIHSYLDVMSLRITPITHNALGEPMTEVAWGKGLPSWKNYVEAGSYVGILPLLLALPAIVAPRTRRQALFFALLAGASLLLVFGTPLYRLLFLLPGVDQLHSPFRWVFPYTFSLAALAGLGLTVVADPGERAGRRAGRIIGLLAVGGGLAGLGLLLLVLVLPGPFVSLADRLLASSELTRRAFADGRMLVSYQYRNGLILALSLLGGGTALLAAIRGWTWHSRRLWPAAAGAVLVADLFAIGHGFYPRADPQLLQVTPPVIRFLQEDTEPWRLTTFIGPGEKPLNANGAMLYGLEDIRGYDSIIPRQYVEFMGLVEVQDELLYNRIAPLSEPESLDSPLLDLLNVRYVLSSQPIDRPGYELAYRGELLVYRNLDHLPRAFALTRARRVPGDQLHQALAQADPRAEVLLEGPDAELGEAEGELLPVSILQREATEVLLRASLPRPAWVVLTDAHFEGWRAYVRPFGSEEPEEQRPIERAYGAFRAVELAAGDWEIRFRYMPRSFQVGLYLSFIAAVALLLLALAWLWGRYYRREGEEQTVRRVAKNSLTPMSLSLLNKLIDMAFAMLMLRLLGPAGAGDYQFAVTFIGYFEILVRFGLGTLITREVAREPEQGRRFLGNALGVRLLLWLGSLPLMALLLAAYVLWTGLTPEVVAAVAVFSVAVFLGNVADALSAVFYAHERMEHPAFVSTGTTLVKVTLGAIILLAGGGFVGLAFASIASNLFTVLVLGYLLTRDYFRPTVSLERGFASGMARESFPLMINHLLATVFFQVDVLLLQPMRGSVEVGYYGAAYRYIRGLDIIPGYFTMALFPVMSRYARSARESLQRAYRLSLRLLFLVSIPLALGTTFIARELILILAGPQYLPHSVLALQILIWYMPLGFVNSVTQYVLIALDEQRYLTRAFVIGVSFNLLANLATIPLFGYRAAAAVTVLSELALLIPFMRRVYRHLDPLPWLDLVWRPAVATLVMGLALQLLRRWGAPWPALIPAGAAVYAAALLPLGATRAADMGLVLSLFRRRLAGAALNAEPTPAGSEPGA, from the coding sequence GTGAACCGTCGTTCCGACGTCTTCGCCATAGCCGTGCTGGCCCTCCTGCCCTTCCTCTTCTTCTGGCCGGTGGTCTTCGGAGGCCGGACGCTCGTCCCTGCCGATAACCTGCTGGCCTGGGAGCCTTGGCGCAGTGCCGCCCCGGCGGGCGCCTCCCTGGTGCCTCACAACGAGCTCCTCAGCGACCTCGTCTTGGAGAACTACGTCTGGAAGCTCTTCCTGCGCCGCTGCCTGGACCAGGGCGAGCTACCCCTGTGGAATCCCCTCATCTTCACCGGTGTGCCTTTCCTGGCCGCCGGGCAGCACTCGGCGCTCTATCCCTTCAGCCTGCTGTTCTATGTCTTTCCCCTGCCCCAGGTGTACGGCGTCTTCTCCGCCCTGCAGCTGAGCCTGGCGGCCGTGGGGATGTACCTGTTCACCCGGGCTATAGGTGTCCGGCCCGGGGGGGCCTTCGTGGCCGGCGCGGCCTACGCCTTCAGTTCCTTCATGGTGGTCAGTGTCGCCTTCACCATGATGATCGCAGCCGCAGCCTGGCTCCCCTGGTGCCTCCTCGCCCTAGAGATGCTGGTGCGGCGCGGCACCGAGCTCGGCGCCGGGCTTCGGGCAGGAGTGCCCTGGCTGGTAGCCGGCGCCACCTTCCTCGGCCTGCAGGTCCTGGCCGGGCACGTCGAGATCACCTACTACGTCCTCCTGGTGATGGGTCTGTACACGGCCTGGCGCTTGGCTCAGGAATGGAGGCGGCGACGCTCCCTGCCCTGGCGGCCCGCCTTGCTGGCCGCTGCGGTGCCGGCGCTCGGGCTGACGCTGGGGGCGGTCCAGCTGCTCCCCCTGTACGAACTGGTGCAGACGAACTTCCGCTCCGGCGCCAGCGGTTACCAGGTCACCTACGAGGACGTGATCGGCTGGGCCTATCCCCTGCGCCAGGCGGCCACCTTCGTCGTCCCCGACCTGTACGGCAATCCCAGCATTCATTCGTACCTGGACGTAATGAGCCTGCGCATCACCCCCATCACCCACAACGCCCTGGGCGAGCCCATGACCGAGGTGGCCTGGGGCAAAGGGCTACCATCGTGGAAGAACTACGTAGAGGCCGGATCCTACGTGGGCATCCTGCCTCTCCTGCTGGCCCTTCCGGCCATCGTCGCCCCCCGCACTCGCAGGCAAGCCCTCTTCTTCGCCCTCCTGGCGGGAGCATCCCTGCTGCTCGTCTTCGGCACCCCCCTCTACCGGCTCCTGTTCCTGCTTCCGGGTGTGGACCAACTTCACTCCCCCTTCCGCTGGGTTTTCCCCTACACCTTTAGCCTGGCAGCCCTGGCCGGCCTAGGGCTGACGGTCGTCGCCGACCCAGGCGAGCGCGCGGGCCGCAGGGCGGGGCGCATCATCGGGCTCCTAGCGGTCGGCGGTGGCCTGGCCGGGTTAGGTCTGCTGCTGCTCGTCCTGGTGTTGCCCGGCCCCTTCGTGAGCCTGGCGGATCGGCTGCTAGCTTCGTCCGAGCTCACCCGGCGAGCCTTCGCCGACGGCCGCATGCTGGTCTCCTATCAGTACCGCAACGGCCTGATCCTGGCCTTGAGCCTTCTCGGCGGCGGAACGGCCCTTCTGGCCGCCATCCGCGGCTGGACCTGGCACAGCCGGCGGCTGTGGCCTGCCGCCGCCGGGGCTGTTCTTGTCGCCGACCTGTTCGCCATTGGCCATGGGTTCTACCCCAGGGCCGATCCGCAGCTGCTACAAGTCACGCCACCGGTGATCCGCTTCCTCCAGGAGGACACGGAGCCCTGGCGGCTCACTACCTTCATCGGGCCCGGAGAGAAGCCGCTCAACGCCAATGGAGCCATGCTCTACGGCCTGGAAGACATACGCGGCTACGACTCCATCATCCCCCGGCAGTACGTCGAGTTCATGGGGCTGGTGGAGGTCCAGGACGAGCTGCTCTACAACCGCATCGCTCCGCTGTCCGAGCCCGAGTCGCTGGACTCGCCCCTCCTCGACCTTCTCAACGTCCGCTATGTGCTCAGCTCCCAGCCCATTGATCGGCCGGGCTACGAGCTCGCCTACCGGGGCGAGCTGCTGGTCTACCGCAACTTGGACCACCTCCCCCGCGCCTTCGCCCTGACCCGCGCCCGACGGGTGCCCGGCGATCAGTTGCACCAGGCGCTGGCTCAGGCCGACCCTCGGGCCGAGGTGCTGCTAGAGGGGCCGGACGCAGAGCTAGGAGAGGCCGAGGGCGAGCTCCTGCCTGTGAGCATCCTGCAGCGGGAGGCCACCGAGGTTCTGCTGCGGGCGTCGTTGCCTCGGCCCGCCTGGGTGGTCCTGACCGACGCCCACTTCGAGGGCTGGCGCGCCTACGTGCGGCCCTTCGGCAGCGAAGAGCCCGAGGAGCAGCGCCCCATCGAGCGGGCGTACGGTGCTTTCCGAGCAGTGGAGCTGGCCGCTGGGGACTGGGAGATCCGCTTTCGCTACATGCCCCGTTCCTTCCAGGTGGGGCTCTACCTGAGCTTCATCGCCGCCGTAGCGCTTCTGCTCCTGGCCCTAGCCTGGCTTTGGGGGCGTTACTACCGGCGCGAAGGCGAGGAGCAGACAGTCCGCCGGGTAGCCAAGAACAGCCTCACCCCCATGTCGCTCTCCCTGCTCAACAAGCTCATAGACATGGCCTTCGCCATGCTGATGCTGCGCCTGCTGGGGCCAGCGGGGGCAGGCGACTACCAGTTCGCCGTCACTTTCATCGGCTACTTCGAAATCCTGGTCCGCTTCGGGCTGGGCACCCTGATCACCCGAGAAGTGGCGCGGGAGCCGGAGCAGGGCCGTCGCTTCCTGGGCAACGCGCTGGGGGTGCGACTCCTGCTCTGGCTAGGCTCGCTGCCGCTCATGGCGCTTCTGCTCGCCGCCTACGTCCTCTGGACCGGGCTCACCCCGGAAGTGGTAGCGGCGGTGGCCGTGTTCAGCGTAGCCGTGTTCCTGGGCAACGTGGCCGACGCCCTCAGCGCCGTGTTCTACGCCCACGAGCGCATGGAGCACCCCGCCTTCGTCAGCACCGGCACCACTCTCGTCAAGGTGACGCTAGGAGCCATCATTCTGCTAGCCGGGGGCGGCTTCGTGGGGCTGGCCTTCGCTTCCATTGCCAGCAACCTCTTCACCGTGCTAGTGCTCGGCTACCTGCTGACGCGGGACTACTTCCGGCCCACGGTCTCCCTCGAGCGAGGCTTTGCGTCGGGCATGGCCCGCGAGTCCTTTCCCCTGATGATCAACCACCTGCTGGCGACGGTGTTCTTCCAGGTGGACGTTCTGCTCCTCCAGCCTATGCGGGGAAGCGTCGAGGTCGGCTACTATGGCGCCGCCTACCGATACATTCGCGGGCTGGACATCATCCCGGGGTACTTCACCATGGCCCTGTTCCCGGTCATGTCGCGCTACGCCCGGTCGGCGCGGGAGTCGCTTCAGCGTGCCTACCGGCTCTCCCTGCGGCTGCTCTTCCTGGTGAGCATCCCCCTGGCCCTGGGCACCACCTTCATCGCCCGGGAGCTTATCCTCATACTGGCCGGCCCGCAGTATCTGCCCCATTCCGTCCTGGCGCTCCAGATTCTCATCTGGTACATGCCTCTGGGCTTCGTTAACAGCGTCACCCAGTACGTGCTCATCGCCCTGGACGAGCAACGCTACCTCACTCGCGCCTTCGTCATCGGGGTGAGCTTCAACCTGCTGGCCAACCTGGCGACCATCCCCCTGTTCGGCTACCGGGCGGCAGCCGCCGTCACCGTCCTCTCCGAGCTGGCCCTGCTCATCCCCTTCATGCGCCGCGTCTATCGCCACCTCGATCCCCTACCGTGGCTGGACCTCGTCTGGCGGCCGGCGGTGGCGACCCTGGTGATGGGCTTGGCCCTGCAATTACTGCGAAGATGGGGGGCTCCCTGGCCCGCCCTCATCCCAGCGGGTGCGGCCGTTTATGCCGCAGCTCTTCTGCCCCTGGGAGCCACGCGAGCGGCGGACATGGGCTTGGTCCTGAGCCTGTTCCGGCGTAGGCTGGCAGGCGCTGCCCTCAACGCGGAGCCGACCCCGGCCGGCTCCGAGCCAGGCGCCTAA
- a CDS encoding biotin--[acetyl-CoA-carboxylase] ligase: protein MPQDSPSSQDWWQYPPWLQQVAERAKGLKVGGNLIYRRATASTNDDVRQLALKGAPEGLVVLADEQTHGRGRLGRPWLAPAESSLLLSVLFRHPLPMSETAQLTMLVGLAALESIEVTLGLRCALKWPNDVMLGDRKLGGILAETEAWGHRLRWAVVGLGLNVNVDFSSYPELQSVATSLREATGEEVDRGELLLALLRALSRRYAQLVDGASPVEEWQSRLCTLGRRVTVESSNERFSGTADFVTPEGSLFVRLDDGTRREVLAGDVKLRSQLE from the coding sequence ATGCCGCAGGATTCGCCGTCGTCCCAGGATTGGTGGCAGTATCCGCCCTGGCTGCAGCAAGTCGCCGAGAGGGCAAAGGGCCTCAAGGTAGGTGGCAACCTCATCTATCGTCGGGCGACCGCAAGCACCAATGACGACGTGCGTCAGCTGGCGCTGAAAGGGGCCCCGGAAGGGCTAGTGGTCCTGGCTGACGAGCAGACGCACGGGCGGGGGCGCCTGGGTCGGCCGTGGCTGGCCCCCGCCGAAAGCTCGCTGCTCCTGTCGGTATTGTTCCGGCACCCTCTGCCCATGAGCGAGACGGCCCAGCTCACCATGCTGGTGGGGTTGGCCGCGCTGGAGAGCATCGAAGTGACTCTGGGCCTCCGGTGTGCGCTCAAGTGGCCGAACGACGTAATGCTGGGGGATCGCAAGCTCGGTGGTATACTGGCCGAGACCGAAGCCTGGGGACACCGCCTGCGCTGGGCCGTGGTCGGCCTGGGGCTCAACGTCAACGTGGACTTCAGCTCCTACCCGGAGCTCCAATCGGTAGCTACCAGCCTCCGCGAGGCTACCGGTGAGGAGGTGGACCGGGGGGAACTTTTGCTAGCGCTTCTGCGGGCGTTGAGCCGCCGCTATGCCCAGCTGGTGGACGGCGCCTCCCCAGTGGAGGAGTGGCAGTCGCGCCTGTGTACCCTGGGCCGGCGGGTGACCGTGGAATCGAGCAACGAGCGGTTCTCGGGAACGGCGGACTTCGTCACCCCGGAAGGCAGTCTCTTCGTGCGGCTGGATGACGGCACGCGGCGAGAGGTGCTGGCGGGAGACGTGAAGCTCCGCAGCCAGTTGGAGTGA
- a CDS encoding ribokinase, which translates to MSDAAVGEKKAVVVGAACIDIRGQARGALVAGTSNPGVIRLTVGGVGRNIAEALGRLGVPVSLISAVGDDDWGRDILRRTEAGGVDVRYVRVCPAERSAAYLAVFDEAAQRVVSIDNMDLMRRVDGRYLSSLRPLFAQASIAVVDGNLSNAALQSLFRLSERYRFPLALDPTSAVLAARLRRHLHRFHMVTPDVAEAEVLSGISINSETDAVLAAQAIVAAGVKVAIVTMAEEGSAYATSETFGRVPAIRCEVVDRIGVGDVLTATVVFGILHDLPVDEAVRMGTAAAAYTIRCPEAVCPDLSLELLYDAIAP; encoded by the coding sequence ATGAGCGATGCGGCTGTGGGCGAGAAGAAAGCCGTGGTGGTAGGTGCTGCGTGCATAGATATCCGTGGGCAGGCCCGCGGCGCCCTGGTCGCCGGCACTTCTAACCCAGGCGTCATCCGGTTGACTGTGGGGGGAGTGGGCCGGAACATCGCCGAAGCCTTGGGGCGGCTGGGCGTGCCGGTGTCGCTCATCAGCGCTGTGGGGGACGACGACTGGGGACGCGACATCCTCCGTCGCACCGAAGCTGGCGGGGTGGACGTGCGGTACGTTCGGGTATGCCCTGCCGAGAGATCGGCTGCCTACCTGGCCGTGTTCGATGAGGCGGCCCAACGAGTGGTCTCCATTGACAACATGGATCTGATGCGCCGGGTTGACGGCCGCTACCTGTCCAGCTTGCGCCCCCTCTTCGCCCAGGCGAGCATAGCGGTGGTGGACGGTAACCTCTCCAACGCCGCCCTCCAGTCTCTATTCCGCCTATCGGAGCGCTACCGCTTTCCCCTGGCCCTGGACCCGACTTCGGCCGTGCTGGCGGCTCGCCTGCGGCGACATCTGCACCGGTTCCATATGGTGACGCCCGACGTGGCCGAGGCGGAAGTCCTCTCGGGGATCAGCATCAACTCGGAGACGGACGCGGTGCTCGCCGCCCAGGCCATCGTGGCCGCCGGGGTGAAGGTGGCCATCGTCACCATGGCGGAGGAGGGCTCGGCCTACGCTACCTCCGAGACGTTCGGGAGGGTGCCCGCCATCCGCTGCGAGGTGGTGGACCGGATCGGCGTGGGCGACGTGCTGACGGCCACCGTGGTCTTCGGCATACTGCACGACCTGCCGGTGGATGAGGCAGTGCGCATGGGGACGGCTGCTGCCGCCTACACCATCCGCTGCCCCGAGGCCGTGTGCCCCGACCTTAGCCTGGAGCTCCTGTACGACGCCATTGCCCCCTGA
- a CDS encoding PLDc_N domain-containing protein: MVVALADLLRRERTRNLSKGVWILIVVFIQIFGPIAYFLAGREE, encoded by the coding sequence ATGGTGGTGGCCCTGGCCGATCTGCTGCGGCGGGAGCGCACCCGGAACCTTTCCAAAGGAGTCTGGATCCTCATCGTCGTCTTCATCCAGATCTTCGGTCCTATTGCCTACTTCCTGGCTGGTCGGGAGGAGTAG
- a CDS encoding ABC transporter ATP-binding protein encodes MDAVRCEDLRKRFGQVQALDGLTLKVPEGSVYGFLGPNGAGKTTTIRILTGLARATSGRAWVAGVELTGTGDDIAHRIGYLPEEPTFYGWMTPAEYLDYVGQVFRLPGDERRRRTAELLDLVGLSEVARRRVAGFSRGMRQRLGVAQALVNRPQVLFLDEPASALDPAGRREVLELVERLRGSTTVFMSTHILADVERVCDTVGIIARGKVVAEAGREELLSRYVVPAFELETVPEAAPALAGWAETARQEDWVDAVTLDGHRARVAVHDVPRASVDLLASLAAARLPLVRYEMVRPSLEDVFLRLVNQE; translated from the coding sequence ATGGACGCCGTCCGCTGCGAGGACCTGCGCAAGCGATTCGGCCAGGTTCAGGCCCTGGATGGGCTCACGCTCAAGGTGCCCGAGGGCAGCGTCTACGGCTTCCTGGGGCCCAACGGCGCCGGGAAGACCACCACCATCCGCATTCTGACCGGGCTGGCTCGTGCTACCAGCGGACGGGCCTGGGTGGCGGGGGTGGAGCTCACCGGCACGGGGGACGACATTGCCCACCGGATCGGCTACCTCCCGGAGGAGCCCACCTTCTACGGCTGGATGACTCCCGCCGAGTACCTCGACTACGTGGGACAGGTGTTCCGCCTGCCCGGAGACGAGCGTCGCCGCCGCACCGCCGAGCTGCTGGACCTGGTGGGCCTGAGCGAGGTGGCCCGGCGTCGGGTGGCCGGCTTCTCCCGGGGCATGCGCCAGCGGCTGGGGGTGGCCCAGGCCCTGGTGAATCGGCCTCAGGTGCTGTTCCTGGATGAGCCCGCCAGCGCCCTCGACCCTGCCGGCCGGAGGGAGGTGCTGGAACTAGTCGAGCGCCTCCGCGGCAGCACCACCGTGTTTATGTCCACCCACATCCTCGCCGACGTGGAGCGCGTCTGCGATACGGTGGGCATCATCGCGCGGGGCAAAGTGGTGGCCGAAGCCGGACGGGAGGAGCTCCTCTCCCGCTACGTCGTGCCTGCCTTCGAGCTGGAGACGGTCCCCGAGGCCGCTCCGGCACTGGCCGGCTGGGCGGAGACGGCTCGGCAGGAGGACTGGGTGGATGCCGTGACGCTCGACGGCCACCGGGCTCGAGTGGCGGTGCACGACGTCCCCCGGGCCAGTGTGGACCTGCTGGCCTCGCTGGCGGCCGCTCGGTTGCCCCTGGTCCGCTATGAAATGGTGCGCCCTTCGCTGGAGGACGTGTTCCTCCGCCTGGTGAACCAGGAGTAG
- a CDS encoding ABC transporter permease subunit, whose product MFAVSLRKEMLEQWRSRRLLIVVVVFVLFGLASPLLAKMTPEFFRLLPQGDQIARLLPPPTLSDAVAQYLKNLFQFGVLLAILLAMGAVSQEKERGTAALILVKPMSRGAFLMGKFAAIGTSFLIATVLAGAGAYYYTVLLFRAPPLGGWIALNLLLLLVCLVYVALTLWFSALARSQVTAAVAGFGAMLVLSLAGSLPAIGTHLPHELINWGSRLVLGGSKPAWTALLSALVLIAAPLALGWLSLSRQEF is encoded by the coding sequence ATGTTCGCCGTATCGCTACGTAAGGAGATGCTGGAACAGTGGCGGTCTCGCCGGCTGCTCATCGTGGTAGTGGTGTTCGTCCTCTTCGGGCTGGCTTCGCCCCTCCTGGCTAAGATGACACCAGAGTTCTTCCGTCTGCTTCCTCAGGGCGACCAAATCGCCCGATTGCTGCCCCCGCCCACGCTGAGCGACGCTGTGGCCCAGTACCTGAAGAACCTGTTCCAGTTTGGTGTGCTTCTGGCCATCTTGCTCGCCATGGGCGCCGTGAGCCAGGAGAAAGAGCGGGGCACCGCCGCCCTCATTCTGGTGAAGCCCATGTCCCGGGGGGCCTTCCTGATGGGCAAGTTCGCCGCCATCGGCACGTCGTTCCTCATTGCGACGGTCCTGGCAGGCGCAGGTGCCTACTACTACACCGTGCTTCTATTCCGCGCTCCGCCGCTGGGAGGCTGGATCGCCCTCAACCTGCTTCTGCTCCTGGTCTGCCTGGTCTACGTAGCTCTGACCCTCTGGTTCAGCGCTCTGGCTCGGTCGCAGGTGACAGCCGCGGTGGCCGGCTTTGGCGCCATGCTGGTGCTGTCGCTGGCCGGCTCGCTGCCCGCCATCGGCACCCACCTGCCCCACGAGCTGATCAACTGGGGCAGCCGCCTGGTATTGGGCGGGTCCAAGCCGGCCTGGACGGCGCTGCTCTCCGCCTTGGTCCTCATCGCCGCTCCTCTGGCGCTGGGGTGGCTCAGCCTTTCACGCCAGGAGTTCTAG
- a CDS encoding flavodoxin family protein produces MEVFIVLGSRNPEGQTAQAADALAAGVAERGGEVERAFLPLLDIQRCRQCNERGWGQCRDEGSCVIEDDFAAVVDRIRAADAAVFVTPVYFGDLSESMRAFTDRLRRITRHDHGKAGVEGKLAVGICVAGGGGGGAPNCCLSLERTLTTTGFRLVDVVPVRRQNLTHKTSVLRATGAWLAAGAPET; encoded by the coding sequence GTGGAAGTCTTCATCGTACTGGGAAGCCGCAACCCTGAGGGACAGACGGCCCAGGCGGCCGACGCTCTGGCCGCGGGCGTGGCGGAACGGGGCGGGGAGGTGGAACGCGCCTTCCTTCCTCTGCTGGATATCCAGCGCTGTCGCCAGTGCAACGAGCGTGGCTGGGGACAATGCCGCGATGAGGGAAGCTGCGTCATCGAGGATGATTTCGCCGCCGTGGTGGACCGGATCCGGGCGGCGGACGCGGCCGTCTTCGTCACTCCCGTCTACTTCGGCGACCTAAGCGAATCCATGCGCGCTTTCACCGACCGCCTACGTCGTATCACTCGCCACGACCACGGTAAGGCCGGCGTCGAAGGTAAGCTGGCAGTCGGCATCTGCGTGGCCGGCGGTGGCGGCGGCGGGGCACCCAACTGCTGCCTCAGCCTGGAACGTACGCTCACCACCACCGGGTTCCGGCTGGTGGATGTCGTCCCAGTGCGGCGCCAGAACCTGACTCACAAGACGAGCGTGCTCCGGGCCACAGGCGCCTGGTTGGCCGCCGGCGCACCGGAGACCTGA